Below is a genomic region from Gemmatimonadota bacterium.
CCATTCGTTAGTGGGTCAAGCCAGAACTCTCGCTCTTCTGCACTCTGACCCCGGTTTTGCACTCACTCCCTAAATCGATGGGGCGGCTTCTTCCGTCTCCTTGAGTCTGCGCGCCAACAGCATCTGCTCTCGACGGTTCTGCGTCAGAGCGATGGCGCGCTGGATTTCCTTCCCTGCCTCGGCGAATCTGCCCAGTTTCATGAGCAGGTCTCCTCGAACGCTGGGAAAGAGGTGATAGGAAGCCAGCGCAGTGTCGGAAAGGCCTGCCGCGATGGAATCGAGTGCATTCAGCCCTGCAGCTGGACCGTAGGCCATACCTACAGCAACTGCGCGATTGAGTCCTACGACGGGAGACGGATTGACGTCGAGCAAGTTGTGATAGAGGAACACGATGCGTTCCCAATCGGTCTCGTCGGCGGTGCGGGCACGCATGTGACAAGCGGCTATTGCCGCCTGCAACGCATAGTTTCCGGCACCCCCGCCGAGCCGTTCAGCGCGTTCGAGCGCGGCCATGCCACGCTGAACCTGCGCGCGGTCCCAGAGCGAACGATCCTGATCCGGAAGCAATACCGGCTCACCGTCGCTTCCCACGCGAGCCGCAGCGCGCGAGGCGTTCAGTTCCATCAAGGCCAGAAGCGCGTGAACTTCAGATTCGTCCGGCAGAAGCTGCGCAAGAAGCCATCCGAGCCGCAACGCCTCGGCGGAGAGTTCTGATCGCATCCACTCCGCGCCTGATGTCGCTGTGTAACCTTCGTTGAAAATCAGGTACACTACTGACAGTACTGACTTCAGCCTGCGTTTCAGCTCATCACCACGCGGCGTCTCGAAGGGTACCCGGGCGTTGGATAGCGCCTTCTTGGCGCGGGAAATCCGTTGTCCCATCGTCTTCTCGGTGACCAGCAGTGCGCGGGCAGTCTCAGCGGTAGAGAGACCACCAAGCAAGCGCAGGGTAAGTGCAACGCGGCCCTCGACCGGCAGCACAGGATGGCACGCGGTGAAGATGAGCCGGAGTACGTCGTCGTCGATGACCTGATCGAGAGCCTGATCCATCGCCTCACAGAGCCGCTGCTGCTGCCATTCAATGTCTCGGGTAATCTCCTCGTGCTTCTGCGCAATCATCCGTCCACGACGCAGACCGTCGATGGCTCGCCGCTTCGCCGCTATCATCAGCCACGCAGCGGGATTCTCGGGAATACCCTCATGCGGCCACCGCTCAAATGCCAGAACCAGCGCGTCCTGCGCCAATTCCTCGGCAATGCTGATGTCGCCGGTGACGCGGGCAATCGCAGAAATGAGCCGACTTGCCTCGATCTTCCAGACGGCCTCTATCGTCCCCTGAACATCGCCCATACCGGTAAGGGTACGAGTTTCCACGCAGCCGTGCAATCCGTCGCATGCTGGAGGTCATGTGCTAGTTGAATCGCCCGTTGATACGAGTGCGGCACTGGTCGATTCGGAGCCGCAATAGGAACGGGGACGGGCAACCTGCGCTCGCGGATCGCCTATCCGTCATTCATGTTGCGCGCTTGCTTGCGCGTTTGCTTGCGCGTTTGCTTGCGCGTTTGCAAGCGTTCCGTCGGACCATGTCGATTGCGCTACCAGGAACACGAGAATGGGCGGCAGCTCACTGACTCGAGTTTCCTTTTTCGGAGCGAAGAACCAGTACGCGCTGGACATCACCGGCGATCCTGCCGCTCCCGATCCCCAGTCTCCAGCGTCTCGAACGAGCGTGTAGAACATGAGATGCGGCATATTGTGGCCGCCGCGATCGGTAAGGTATGAGGATTTGGACATCATGTAGTCCATTGCCCCGTTTTCGAGCGCCGGCAGTTGTCTCTTCCTGTATGCGGTATTCAGTGCAGACAAGATCTCCTGCCTGGAGCGACCGGCCAGGACCATTCGGGCGCGCAGAGTCACGATGGGCACGATCGAGCGCGCGGCTTGCGGGTTGAGACAATCAGCGGCCTTAACGTTGGGGTTCCAGAATTCATCCCAATCGAATGCCGCGCCCCATGCTCTCCCCACGAAGCAGACGAAGCCGTTTTTCCCGTGGACCGCTGTCTCATATCCGCCCGGCCCCAGAACCAGCACCGTCGCGTCGCGGGATATCGACTCCGGCGCCGCACTTCGCGCCAAGGCGATCTCCGCGCTTCGGTCCATCAGATACTCTTTGACGGGCGCCATCTTCGGATAGCGCGTCTCGACATTCTGTGCCCTTGCCGTGCGCGCCCCGCCGAGCAAGACCAGCAGTGCGAGAGACTTGAAACCGATTGCGCCGACGCCGTTTTCGCGCATGTTTTTCCCTCCTGAGAATCTGGGGGTAATGGATTGGGATTCCTCGAGCGTGCAGCAGCGAGTTGCCGCGCCGACCGGTCGGACCTGGATAGTCTGCTTTGGGCTAATCCTCTCCAATTCCGCAAACGGGATTGCAGCCGCCGATCGCCATTTGGCCGTGTGCTCAGCCCTTTTCGGGAGCGGGCACGAAGAAGATCTCCCGCACCTCGGCCGGCATGGACACGCCGCACAAACTGGCAGCCCTGAGCGCCCAGGCACGTACCTCGTCCAGGTCGGCACACTCCCAGATCGACAATCCGCCTACGTGTTCCTTGGCCTCCAGATATGGCCCGTCGGTAAGAAGCAGCTCCCCGTCGGGCTGTGTCCGGAGCGTGTGGGCCGCGCCGAGACCGCAGGCAAACTTCGTCACGCCGGCAGCGTCCAATTCCCTGTTGAACGCGTGAATTCCCTCTACTGCTGCTTCGTCGATAGTCGACGGATCGAAGTTGTCGGGGAAGTACGTCGAAACCAGATATTGCGGCATGTCGTCTCCTGAATTGGTTTGCGGTCGGCTGGTTATTCCGCCTACACCATGACGACGAACGGCCAGACCGGATTTCTACAAGCCGTCTAAAAAAAGTCGGTTCTGGTGATTGAGTTCCGCTGAACACGTCAATTGCGGCGTGTGCGCAGCCATCACCTACCGGGGGCGTGCTTGCCGGACCAGGGATTGGATACTATATCCTGTCACCGTAACCGCTTGACGACCCCCGGGCAATCGCCGGCAACGCGGTCACCGAACAGCCACACGAGCCAGCTCCAATGAGACACGGAATCCTTTTCACGGCCACGGCCATCTGCGCAGTGATGCCGGCCGCGCGAATCAACGCGCAGGACACGGACACCCTCACCACCCGACTCGTCTCATCTCTCCAGTACCGAAACATCGGCCCGTTCCGCATGCAGGCGCGCATCGCCGACATCGACGTGCCGGCGTCGCCGCGGATCGCGCATCTCTACACGATGTACGTGGCGCCGTGGATCGGAGGGGTCTTCAAGACCACCAACAACGGCACGACCTGGGAGTCGCTCTTCGACAGGCAGAGCACGCTCTCGATCGGGGACGTGACGCTCGCACCGTCCAATCCCGACATCGTCTGGGTCGGTACCGGCGACGCGTTCACGTCCAGAAGCTCGTATGCGGGCGACGGTGTCTACAAGTCGACCGACGCCGGGAAGAGCTGGACGAACATGGGTCTCAAGGATTCGCAGCACATTGCGCGCATAGTGATCGACCCCACCAATCCCGACGTCGTCTATGTCGCCGCGATGGGCCACCTCTATTCACGGAACGCGGAACGCGGCGTATTCAGGACGACGGACGGCGGCAGGACCTGGCGGAAGGTTCTCTACATCGACGACAACACCGGCGTCATCGACCTCGTGATGAATCCGCGCAATCCGAAGGTCCTCTATGCCGCGACGTACGACAAGACGCGGCTGCCCTGGCGCATGATCAACGGCGGTCCGAAGACCGGCATCTACAAGACGTCCGATGGCGGAGATCACTGGACTCGACTCGCGGGTGGTCTGCCATCCGGTCAGATCGGAAGAATCGGTCTCGACGTATATCGCGGTAATCCCCAAGTCCTGTACGCGATCATCGAGAACGAGAATCTCAGACCGAGAGACGCGACCACGAGCACTGCGAGCACTGCGAGTGCTGCACGTACACAGAGGGGATCACCAACCGTCGGCGACGAGATCTATCGTACGGAGAACGGCGGCACTTCCTGGACGAAGATGAACCCGGACTCGGTGAACGTGGGACCCAAGGGTCCGTACTACTTCAATCAGATCCGCGTCGATCCGAACAACGACAGCACGATCTTCATCACCGGATATCCAGGCGGTCTCTCACGAGATGGCGGCAGGACATGGGATATCGAAAACTCGTTTCCCAGATTCTTCGGCGACTTTCGCACGTTCTGGTTCGATCCCGAAGACTCCGACAGGATGATTCTCGGGAGTGACGGCGGCATCGCCATTTCGTACGACGGCGGCAGGACGAGCGATGCGCTCTCCAACCTGCCACTCGGCTCCGTCTATACCGTGAGCGCGGACATGCAGGATCCGTACAACGTGTACGCCGGGTTGCAGGACCACGAGAACTGGACGGGGCCATCCAACAGTGCTTCCGGCAGGATCACGGAGCAGGACTGGTTTGCGGTTGGCGATGGCGACGGGATCGTCGCGCTCCCAGACACCACGAACAATCGCTGGCTGTACACCACGAGAGAGTACGGTGCGCCGGAGCGCGTGGACATGAAGCTGGGATACCGGAAGAGCATCGCACCTCGGCCGGATTCCGGCCAGGTGCCGTATCGCTTCATCTGGGAGACGCCGCTGCAGATCTCACCGCACAATAGCAGTACGATCTACCTGGGAAGCCAGTTCCTGCTCCGATCCACGGATCGCGGTGACAGCTGGACGAAGATCAGCCCGGACCTGAGCACACATCCGGCGGACAAGATCATGCCGGAGTCGGAAGGCGGTGTTCCCGGCGGCATCCCATGGTTCGCGATTTCCACAATCTCGGAATCGCCGGTGACGGCGGGCGTCATCTGGGTCGGCACGAGCGACGGCAAGGTTCAGCTCACACAAGACGGCGGAAGAAGCTGGACCGACATGACTGCACGCCTGTCATCGGTTGGCGCGCGCAAGGATGCGTACGTCAGCCGAGTATTCGCGTCATCGCACGTTGCGGGGCGCGCGTACGTATCCAAGAGTGGCTACAAGCTCGACGATTTCCATCCGTACCTGTACCGGACGGACGATTTCGGACGCACGTGGAAGTCCATCACCGGCAATCTTCCGGACCAGCCCATCAACGTCGTGTTCGAGGACAGCAGGAATCCGGATCTTCTCTTCGTCGGAAACGACGGCGGCGCGTTCGTGTCGGTCGATGGCGGCACGCACTGGGTGAACATGAACAACAACATGCCGCCGGTTCCCGTGCACGATCTGGTCGTGCAGCCCAGGGCCCGCGATCTGATCCTCGGCACATACGGGCGCGGGATATTCATCACGAACATCGAGCCGCTCGAGGAGATGACACCCTCGGTGCTCGCGGAGGATGTTCACATGTTCGCGATCGCGCCGGCTACGCAGCGCGTCACGCGCTCATTCGGTGCGAACGACTATCTGTTCGGACAGCGCAGCATCCAGACGCAGAACGAGCCGTCCGCAATGGTAATACGATACTATCTGAAGCACGCCGGCAACGCCGCCGCGACCGTATCGATCACCGACTCCGCGGGTCATGAAGTTGCCAGGCTGAAGGGTTCGAACGCAGCCGGAATCAATACCGTCCTGTGGGACATGCGCGTGGCGAACCCACCAGGGGCCCCTCGTTCGCGCACGCAGAACGGGCTCGACGGCCTGGCGCCGCTCGGGAATTACACCGTCACGCTCGAGCTCGGCGACGTGAAGCTGACGAAGCAGGGGCGAGTGGCGGCAACGCAGGGCTGGCGCATCGGCGCGGTGCCCGAAGTGATACGCTGACGGTTATCGTGTTGGTGCTGGGGGTGGTGCTGGGGTCATGGTGCTGGTGTCAGGTCTTGCGCCGTGCGCGCACGGTGCAAGACCTGACACCATTCATCCT
It encodes:
- a CDS encoding RNA polymerase sigma factor, coding for MGDVQGTIEAVWKIEASRLISAIARVTGDISIAEELAQDALVLAFERWPHEGIPENPAAWLMIAAKRRAIDGLRRGRMIAQKHEEITRDIEWQQQRLCEAMDQALDQVIDDDVLRLIFTACHPVLPVEGRVALTLRLLGGLSTAETARALLVTEKTMGQRISRAKKALSNARVPFETPRGDELKRRLKSVLSVVYLIFNEGYTATSGAEWMRSELSAEALRLGWLLAQLLPDESEVHALLALMELNASRAAARVGSDGEPVLLPDQDRSLWDRAQVQRGMAALERAERLGGGAGNYALQAAIAACHMRARTADETDWERIVFLYHNLLDVNPSPVVGLNRAVAVGMAYGPAAGLNALDSIAAGLSDTALASYHLFPSVRGDLLMKLGRFAEAGKEIQRAIALTQNRREQMLLARRLKETEEAAPSI
- a CDS encoding YciI family protein, producing the protein MPQYLVSTYFPDNFDPSTIDEAAVEGIHAFNRELDAAGVTKFACGLGAAHTLRTQPDGELLLTDGPYLEAKEHVGGLSIWECADLDEVRAWALRAASLCGVSMPAEVREIFFVPAPEKG